DNA sequence from the bacterium genome:
AGCCCTGCCTGATCGCCGTCGACGAAGCGCATTGCATTTCACAATGGGGCCACGACTTTCGACCCGACTACCGCATGCTGCGCGATCGCCTCCCCCTGCTTCGCCCCGCGCCGGTGATCGCATTGACCGCAACGGCGACCCCACTGGTACAACGCGACATCGTCGAGCAATTGGGCATCGAGAAGGCCGGGCTTTTCATTCACGGCTTCCGGCGCACGAACATCGCGATCGAACAGGTCGAGATGACGCCCTCGGCGCGACCGACCTCGATCAACGAGATTCTCGCCGAACCCGCACGGCGCCCCGCCATCGTCTACGCTCCTACACGCAAGAAGGCAGAGGAACTGGCCCGCAACCTGAAGTCGATTTGCCCGGCGCGCGCCTACCACGCGGGCAAGACCGCCGAGGAGCGCGAGCGCGTGCAGAGCGCGTTCATGAGTGGCCGACTCGAGGTCATCGTCGCGACCATCGCCTTCGGCATGGGTATCGACAAGGCGAACATCCGCACGGTCATTCACGCGGCACTCCCGAGCAGCGTGGAGGGTTACTACCAGGAGATCGGGCGCGCTGGACGCGACGGAGATATGTCGCGCGCGATCCTGCTTCATTCCTACGCCGACCTGAAGACGCACGAGTATTTCCTGAACCGCGACTACCCCGAGGAGTCGGTTCTGGCGCGCGTCTACGGAAGGCTCCGCGAGGAACCCCGAGCGCGTAGCGCCCTGCAATCGGGTTTGTCGATGGACGGTGACGAACTGGAAAACGTGCTCGAAAAGCTCTGGATCCACGGCGGTGCCTTGATCGATTTCGACGACAATGTTGCGCGCGGGCACTCGGATTGGAACGTAGGGTATCGCGAGCAACGCCAGTACAAGATCGCGCAACTGGAGCAGATCGCGCGCTTTGCAGAAAGCCACGAGTGCCGGATGCTGCATCTGGTACGCCATTTCGGAGATCGGGAAGATTCCGGCCAGGCCTGCGGGACATGCGACATCTGCAAACCGGACGAGACGATCGCTCTGGGTTTCCGCGCGGCGAGTACTCTGGAACAGGACAGTCTGGCTCGCGTGCTCGACGCTTTGCGCGAGCGCGACGGCGAGACCAGCGGACGCCTGCATCGCAATCTTTTCGGCGAGGCGTTGCCAAGGCGTGATTTTGAGCACTTGATCGGTGCCGGGGTTCGCGCTGGACTGCTCACCGAGCATGCCGATTCCTTCGAACAGGACGGCAAGATCATCGAGTTTCGGCGCGTTCGACTCAGTGACGCTGGCAAGCTTGCAACGGGTGACGATCTCGACTCACTGCGTCTCGCGAGAGTGGCGGCACCCGCCGCCCGGAAGTCACGCCGAACGAAGAGCACCTCGGGCCGCGGTCGAAGCAAGAAGAGCGGCGGCGGCACTCGACGAAAAGCCGGAGTCGAACTACCCGCCGACGCACTGGTCGAAAAGCTTCAGGAATGGCGCAAGAAGGAAGCCCGACGCCGGGGCACGCCGGCGTTTCGCATCCTGACCAATCGCGCCTTGCTCGCGGTGGCGACCAGCCGACCGCGCGACGAGGCTGGACTTCTGGAACTCAATGGAATCGGCCCGGGAGTGGCCGGAAAGTACGGAGAGAAGATCCTGGAAATCGTGCTCAGCGATGCTTCCCGACGTACCAACCCGTCCGACTGAGCGCGGACTCGGCGAACGCGCGAGGGGATTCTTCTAGACGGGTCGCGAGCGTGTCATTCCAGCGATTCAAAAAGCCAAGCAACGAGACGAGGGCAACGATCTCCAGGATCTCGTCTTCTTTGAAGTACTTGCGCAACACCTGAAAATCCTCGTCCTCGACGCCGTTGGGCAGCGACGCCGCGTTCCGCGCAAGCCGGAGTGCAGCGCGTTCGCGATCGTCGAATAACGGACTCGTTTCGAAATCGACAGACGCGCGGATCTTCTCATCCGAGGCACCCGCTCGGCGTGCACTGTGCGCTGAATGGGCCTGGCAGTACATGGACCCGGTGGCACTACTGGCGACGAAACTAATCAGGCGCTTGAGTTCGGCCTCGACGACACCCGGCCCTGTGATCACTCCACTCAGTCCAGCAAACGCGCGCAAGAGTTCCGGGTTGTTCGCCATGGCGAACAGATTCGTCGGAACGAATCCCAAGGTTTCTTCGATGATC
Encoded proteins:
- a CDS encoding carboxymuconolactone decarboxylase family protein — encoded protein: MAARIMPRAREELAEFEPLFEIIEETLGFVPTNLFAMANNPELLRAFAGLSGVITGPGVVEAELKRLISFVASSATGSMYCQAHSAHSARRAGASDEKIRASVDFETSPLFDDRERAALRLARNAASLPNGVEDEDFQVLRKYFKEDEILEIVALVSLLGFLNRWNDTLATRLEESPRAFAESALSRTGWYVGKHR